Genomic DNA from Streptomyces venezuelae:
GACATCCTCTCCACGGCCGCCGCGCACGACCGCAGCCGCCTCCTCGTGTTCGAAGGCCCCCTGGTCGTCGGCTCGGTGCACGCCCGCGACGCACTGATCGCCCGCGCACGTGACCGCACCGAGGTCACCGCGCGCGAACTGGCACGCCCGGTACCGGAACTCGCCGCCAAGGACACCCTCGGTCATGCCATCGAACAGCTGCGCAGACACCGCGCATCTCTGGCCGTCGTCAGCGACGACACGGGCCGCCTCACCGGCATGGTCACGCTCGACGACCTGCTGGCCCGCCTGACGCATGCCGCACCGCCGCCGATCGGAACACGGCAGTAATGCGCGTAGTGCCGGTCACTTCCGATCATTGTGCGCGGCGGTGGCCCCGAGCAGCGAAGACGTCTCTATTGTGGCTGCCCGTGCCGCGGAAGGTGTTCCCTGGCGGTCCATTCGAAGACTTGGGGGGTGAACGATGGCCGCTGCTGACGGCGCGGCATCTGTCGGCACGATGCCGGTGCAGCAACTCCGGTCCGGCGATCACGCGTTCGTCAGCTACGCGGACGACGACGCGGGCCGCGAGGTGGTCACCACGTTCACGTGGACGGGACTCGCCCGGCACGAGAAAGTCATGGTCTTCTCCTCGCCCCGGACGGACGAGAGCGAAGTGTGGAACAGCCTCGACGCGCCGGGCCCCCTCCTGGGAGCCGCCCGCGAGCGGGGCCAGCTGGTGGTCAGCAGCATGCGCGCACTCATCCACCCCGCCCCGCACTTCACCCCCGAGCGCCAGTGGCAGCGCATCGAGGAGGAGACCGGCCGTGCTCTGGAGGAGGGCTACCGCGGCCTGCGCACCTACATCGACATGCACTGGGTGGCGGACCTCGACGCCGACATCGCGGTGATGATGCACCGCGAATCGCACGCCCAGCACCTGTTCACCGACCGCCCCTACACCGAGATCTGCGCATACGACAGCCGCTCGTTCGCCCCCGACGTCCTGACCGCCATGCACCGGGCCCACCCCTGCCGACTGCTGTCCCGCCTCGGCGAACTCCACGTGGAACAGACGCCCGGCACCGTGTACCTGGCGGGCGAGGCGGACGTCGCCACCCGCGAACAGTTCCTCTCCGCCGTACGCGAAGGACTCCTGCGCACGGCCGACGAGCGGCGGCTGACACTGGACATGTCCCAACTCATTTTCCTCAGCGCCGCCTGCGCCGTGGACCTGCTGCGACTGGCCGCGGCGTCCGAGGACCACGGGATCCGCGCCCTGTGCCATCCCACGGGCGTCCGCATACTGCGCATGGCGGGTGCGGAGAACATGCCCAACCTCCTGCTCAGCGAGGTGACCCGCTGATGACGTCCCCCGGGCCCGCTGAACAGTCTGCCACCCTCCTGCTGGAATGCCCCTTCACCCAGGAGGACCTGCCGCGCCTGCGCATGCTCGTCGACCAGTACGCCGACCGTGAAGGACTGCCCGAACCAGAGCGGAGCGATTTCATCGTGGCCATCGACGCGGTGGCCACGAACGCCATCACTCACGCGGGCGGCGGCGGCACGCTGACACTGCGGCGCGTCGACGGCCACCTGGAGTGCCACATCCACGACTCCGGCCCTGGCTTCACCGCGGACGTCATCCCTCCGCTCGCCCCCGGCATCGGCGACCCCGGCGAGGGACGCGGTCTGTGGCTCGCCCGCCACATCACCGAGTACCTGAAGGTCTCGGCCGGCACCATCGGCGCCGTCGTCACCCTCGCCATGCGTCTGCCCCGCTGAGGGCCGTCAGCCCGCGGCCGGGCAGCCCAACCCTGTGAGACCGTGGCGAGGCGTCGCCCGCGCGCCTCCGCGTCCGCTGTCGTCAGCACCTGCACGGTCAGGGCGCACTCGACCCGCCTGCACTTCGATGTCGCAGACCAGCTTGGTCTCCTAACCGCTGACACACACCCGCCTGTTCCGCGTGCCCAGCTTGTCACGCCTACCTGTTTTGTCCTGCTTGTTCACGCGGCTCGGGTCGGCGCGAGCTGGGGACGGTCAGGGGAGCGGCGGTCGGAGGCCGGGCCGACTCGGACGACGTTCGCCGGGTCCTGCGTGATGCCGGGATGGAATTACTCGCGGAACCGGGTGACGGCAGGCGCTTGTGCGGCTCGTTTCCCTTGAGCGCCG
This window encodes:
- a CDS encoding MEDS domain-containing protein encodes the protein MAAADGAASVGTMPVQQLRSGDHAFVSYADDDAGREVVTTFTWTGLARHEKVMVFSSPRTDESEVWNSLDAPGPLLGAARERGQLVVSSMRALIHPAPHFTPERQWQRIEEETGRALEEGYRGLRTYIDMHWVADLDADIAVMMHRESHAQHLFTDRPYTEICAYDSRSFAPDVLTAMHRAHPCRLLSRLGELHVEQTPGTVYLAGEADVATREQFLSAVREGLLRTADERRLTLDMSQLIFLSAACAVDLLRLAAASEDHGIRALCHPTGVRILRMAGAENMPNLLLSEVTR
- a CDS encoding ATP-binding protein, coding for MTSPGPAEQSATLLLECPFTQEDLPRLRMLVDQYADREGLPEPERSDFIVAIDAVATNAITHAGGGGTLTLRRVDGHLECHIHDSGPGFTADVIPPLAPGIGDPGEGRGLWLARHITEYLKVSAGTIGAVVTLAMRLPR